The Sulfolobales archaeon genome contains the following window.
CCTCTTTCAACAGCAACCCTAGACTTGAACCTCTCCCACAGATCCCGATCAACAACAATACTAGTTTTCACCTTATCTTTCAAACACACACCATATAAGATTTCTACCTCGTCCCATATAAAATATAAACCAGCCTCCTCCCTGCCCTTGACTACTATTCACCTGAGGAAAATAGCCTCTGAGGGATCAGCTGATAAGAATAGTTTCTATGCCAAGTTTTTTGGCTATGGTTGCTTGTTTATTGTCGCTTGTGAGTAGCTTTTTATATTCTAATGCTTGTGCTATATATAGGGCGTCGTAGATGGGTATATCATTATCTAGAGCTATTATGAAGGCTCTATCTAGATATTTCTCTTGAGGCTCGATAAGTATTATCTTCTCATCCACGAGTCTCTTGAGCTGATTATAGATAACCAGGGCGGTGTTTCTAGATATATACCTATGTGTTCTTGCATGTTTCCATATAGCATTAGTAACCTCTTTAACAACATGATCAATGGAATATACAGGCTCTAGCAGGTAGCCTTCAATCTCTCTCCAGTTCTCCTCTCTCAATAGATACTTGGCTAATGAGGAAGCATCAATTACTATCACGATCCTCCCTCACATACTGAGTAACAACCCCTCTAGGAACCTCGGGTAGCTGCTCAATAACTTTCCTTACTTCTTCTAATACGCGTCTTCTACGAAGCTCCTCAACCCGCTTCTCAAGAAACCTTCTGATCTCTTCGCTCCAATTGACATAATCTTTCAGCATATCCATTTGTTCCTTAAGTTTGCGGGGAACACGAATGCTCACAACCACGCTCATAATACTCAGCCATATATATATTATGTATTACTAGCTGATAAATTTCTTGTATACAGAAGATCTAGTGATGTTGTAGACAATGTATGGATTTGTTACTATAGAGGGAAGATCATTATAGCTGGAGGTCTTTGGTTTCTGGGTTATGGGGGCATTGTTGCTAATGAGAAGATCCAGGCTATTATTGTAGCTAGGATCGTTATTATCGATGCGTGTTTAAATCCTTCGCCTATGGATAGGCCTGAGATTTTACCTGCTACTAACCCCATTATCCATGAGTTCACTATTGATGCTGTGCTTGCTATTAGGTTTAGCCTGTGGATAGATGTTATATCTATCCTACCCCCTATAACTGGTATTGGCTGTGCTATTACTAGGGATAGATAGACTATGCTTGTTACCATGAACAGTATAGCCCCTATATATGGCATTATAACATATATCCTAAGGCTAGATCTGAGCCTCTCATAGGCCTCTGAAATAGACGTTGAATACCTTGCCAGAAGATAGAATACCTCTGGGCTTCCACCTCCAACCCTTATTGAGTCTATGGTGAATCTAAACATAACCCTTATCAACCAGCTCCTAATACCATATATGCTCCTCCTAACAGCCTCCTCTAGATCAAGACCCATCTCAAGCGCTGCAGCTAACCTCCTAACAATCGGGTTCAGAGGCCCGTGATCCCTCTTAGCAGCCTCTATAAGCGATTTCTCTGGGGAGAGACCTGTCTTCCTAAGCTCGCTCACATCCTCTATATAGGATGAGGCATGCCTCTCAAGAGCCCTCAACCCCTTCGTCGCACTCCTATATCTAAGCCAAGTCGGTATAGAGACTGTAAGGAGGGCAGCGGAAACACCTGTAACCTGGCCTAGAACACTCTGCCTTGTGAAGATGCCGCTGAATACTAGGTAGCCACCTGTTAGGATAATGGTGGTTAGATAGCTAAGAGGCGCTATGAGGGCTGAGAAGAGGGCTACATATGATACATCCTTGAAGCCCAGCCCCCACTTGGGCTGTGCTGTATGGGCTGCATATATAATCGCGGCTGAGAAGGCTGGAAGGCCGAGGAAGTTAAACAATATAAGGATCATGGGGTCATAGCCTCCAGCCGATAACCCCCCAGCCTGTATGCCGCCTGCAGATGTGAATAACACGAAGAGCGAGATGCCGCCCACAATTGCTACTAACATATAGATCTCTATATAGACGCCTAGCTTCTGAACCATCTGCCTTATCATCTCACCCTGCCTCCTGAAGAAGTCCTCAACCTTGGTTTCCAGATAGTGGATCACATCCCCACCGGTTCTCAGGGTAACCACGTATCCGAGCACGAAATCCCTGAACATCTGGGATGGATGGTAAGAGGCTATCTCCTCGAAAGCTGTTAGCGGGTCTCTCCCGAAAAGCCCTATTCTTCTGAAGAACTCGTTAGCCTCCATCCTAAGCCCCTGGAAGAGTGTGGATCTCCTGAAAGCCTCCATAGCCCTTGCCATAGAAACACCGCCTCTAGCCATGATAGATACGTATGATGCTATGAAGGGCAGCTCAGACTCTACTAGATTCTTCCTCCTACTCCTCATAACAACTGGATATGCTATGAATACTGTGAAAACCATTATGGGGAGTAATATCCCTGCTAGGAGCATTGATGCGAAAACAAATATGTTGCCCCTAAATATCAGTGATGTTCCTATCAATGCAACGCCGATTAATGAGGCAAGCACTGTATAGCCTATAGCCCTCGCACCATATACAAGCGGGTGGGTTCTTATCATTGCCGATGCTATAGCCCTATCAAGCTCGAATGCCTTTACAACCCTCCTGGCTATGCCATCGAATAGTAGTAGGAATAGAAAGTCTAGATCGTATATCAGCCTAGGCTTCACAGTTGTTATAGCGGCCCCTCTCCTCCCCTCTGGAGCCTTTTTCTCAAGGCTCCTCGCCTTTCTAGCCATTCTAGCCACCTGGGGTTGTATCCTCTATAGCTCTGAGATCCGCTTCGGCTCTCTCAAGGACCGATTGAGGATCTCTATAGTATCTATAGATCACAGAAGCTATATCCTTATAGTTCCTTATACCCTTGTGGTAGAGCCACCTCATAACCATTGCCCTCCTAGAGATCTCATCATATATCGCTTTAACATCTACCTCGGCGGTGCCAGCGATCGACTTCGTCACTTCGCTGTTCTCCAACACGAGATCATGTATATCCTTGGAGGGGCTCCACCTCCCAATCGGTATGGGCACCCCCTCCCTGCTTATCTCCCAGACCCTGGTGACCCTTCTAGTGGCTCTAGCCCTCCCCTCTCTATCCCTTATAGATACCCTCTCGATCATGAGGGCTATGTTGATTAGAGGTATATATGATTCTGGTATATTCATAGGCGGGCTTGTAAGCCTCTTTATAGCTGCGTCTATGCTCTCAGCATGGATCGTTGTTGCACCTCCATGGCCTGTGGCTATGCTCTGGAATAGCACATATGCCTCTGCACCTCTTACCTCGCCCACGACTATTATGTCTGGTCTATACCTCAGAGAAACCCTTACAAGGTCGTATAGGCTTATCTCGCCAGCCCTTGATTCTCCAGCCGCATAGCTTGGCCTCGCAACAAGCTGAACCCAGTTCTTAGTTGGAAGCCTTATCTCAGGTGTATCCTCTATAGTCACTATCTTGTAGTTAGGCTTCACGAGATTCAATATAGAGTTTAGAAGGGTTGTCTTACCACTCCCAGTCACACCCATAATCAATATTGTCCTCTTATACTCAATAGCCATCCATAGATATGCTGCTAGAAGCGGCGACACGGTTCCAAATCCAATCATATCCACAATAGTTATGGGATCCTCCCTAAACTTCCTAATAGTAAATGTAGATCCCTTCTGGCTGACCTCCCTCATAAACGTCGCAGCAAGCCTATGCCCCCCAGGGAGAGAGGCGTCGAGAATTGGAAAAGCTACAGAGATATGCTTACCAGCCATGTGGGCCAGCTTGATCACGAAAGAGTCTAGCTCCTCGGATGTGTTGAAAACAATGTTGGTTGGCATAGACTCGTATTTCCTGTGATAGACATATATAGGGATCCCAACGCCGTTGCATGATATATCCTCAAGGTTTGGGTCCATCATTAGGGTGTTTATAGCTCCGAAACCAGCTATCTCCCTCTCAATATAGTAGAGGATCTTGCTCCAGCTAACCGATGGGGTTCTACCCATCCTAATCCTAAAGAGATCCACAGCCTTCCTAGCCTCTCTAGATATGAACTCCCTAGGATCCTCACCCTCTTTGAGCTCACCAGCCTCCCACATTAGGAAATCAACAACCCTCCTATAGATCCTAAGCTCATCCTCTGTGAGGGGGACCTCATCAACATAGTATATATACTCCCCTGTGTCTTCTGATAGGATTATAAATGCCATAGCCCATGGATCATATATGGAGTATCTCTCAACAACCTCTCCCTTAGGCTTCTCCCTCAGAGGCATTATAGGTGGCCTTATATATCTAGCATATCCGGAAACCTCTAGAGGCGTCTGTTGTTTATATGTCTTTGTAGATCTCCCTTCAGCCTTTCTAAATATTCTAAACCCAAGAAACCTAGGGATCTTCATAAACCTCTATAGAGATTATGCATTATAGGGCTAATATATTGATTGATACTTCTATGCAGACTATCTATATATAAGGGGCTTTAAGAAGAGTTAGATGGAGGATCTAGATCTATATGGTTGGAAGGGATTTAA
Protein-coding sequences here:
- a CDS encoding type II toxin-antitoxin system VapC family toxin, which translates into the protein MIVIDASSLAKYLLREENWREIEGYLLEPVYSIDHVVKEVTNAIWKHARTHRYISRNTALVIYNQLKRLVDEKIILIEPQEKYLDRAFIIALDNDIPIYDALYIAQALEYKKLLTSDNKQATIAKKLGIETILIS
- a CDS encoding type II secretion system F family protein, with the protein product MARKARSLEKKAPEGRRGAAITTVKPRLIYDLDFLFLLLFDGIARRVVKAFELDRAIASAMIRTHPLVYGARAIGYTVLASLIGVALIGTSLIFRGNIFVFASMLLAGILLPIMVFTVFIAYPVVMRSRRKNLVESELPFIASYVSIMARGGVSMARAMEAFRRSTLFQGLRMEANEFFRRIGLFGRDPLTAFEEIASYHPSQMFRDFVLGYVVTLRTGGDVIHYLETKVEDFFRRQGEMIRQMVQKLGVYIEIYMLVAIVGGISLFVLFTSAGGIQAGGLSAGGYDPMILILFNFLGLPAFSAAIIYAAHTAQPKWGLGFKDVSYVALFSALIAPLSYLTTIILTGGYLVFSGIFTRQSVLGQVTGVSAALLTVSIPTWLRYRSATKGLRALERHASSYIEDVSELRKTGLSPEKSLIEAAKRDHGPLNPIVRRLAAALEMGLDLEEAVRRSIYGIRSWLIRVMFRFTIDSIRVGGGSPEVFYLLARYSTSISEAYERLRSSLRIYVIMPYIGAILFMVTSIVYLSLVIAQPIPVIGGRIDITSIHRLNLIASTASIVNSWIMGLVAGKISGLSIGEGFKHASIITILATIIAWIFSLATMPP
- a CDS encoding type II/IV secretion system ATPase subunit, with the translated sequence MKIPRFLGFRIFRKAEGRSTKTYKQQTPLEVSGYARYIRPPIMPLREKPKGEVVERYSIYDPWAMAFIILSEDTGEYIYYVDEVPLTEDELRIYRRVVDFLMWEAGELKEGEDPREFISREARKAVDLFRIRMGRTPSVSWSKILYYIEREIAGFGAINTLMMDPNLEDISCNGVGIPIYVYHRKYESMPTNIVFNTSEELDSFVIKLAHMAGKHISVAFPILDASLPGGHRLAATFMREVSQKGSTFTIRKFREDPITIVDMIGFGTVSPLLAAYLWMAIEYKRTILIMGVTGSGKTTLLNSILNLVKPNYKIVTIEDTPEIRLPTKNWVQLVARPSYAAGESRAGEISLYDLVRVSLRYRPDIIVVGEVRGAEAYVLFQSIATGHGGATTIHAESIDAAIKRLTSPPMNIPESYIPLINIALMIERVSIRDREGRARATRRVTRVWEISREGVPIPIGRWSPSKDIHDLVLENSEVTKSIAGTAEVDVKAIYDEISRRAMVMRWLYHKGIRNYKDIASVIYRYYRDPQSVLERAEADLRAIEDTTPGG